Genomic DNA from Alicyclobacillus fastidiosus:
CGATATCGTCTCTTCCGGCGGCGAGGTCAAGATCTTCCTCGAAGAGGGGTCCGTTCGCGTCAACGGCGACCGGGAAACCAGACGTGGACGCAAGCTGGTCTCCGGAGACAAGGTCCGAATTGGCAGAGAGACGTATGTGCTAAAGGGCGACCCGAATGCATCTGACTGATCTGTCATTGGTCCACTTCCGCAACTACGATGCGCAATCCATTCAGTTGTCTGAACACGTCAACGTGTTTTGCGGGGAAAATGGGCAGGGGAAGACGAACGCGCTCGAAGCCATCGGAATGCTCGCCATTGGGAAATCGCATCGAACCGCGAAGGATAAGGATCTCGTCCGTTGGGATGAAGAACAAGCTACGGTGGACGGGGTAGTTGAGGCGTTGCACGGACCGCGACGCCTCCGCCTCGAGCTTGGCAGCAACGGCCGAAAGGCGTATGTCAATCGCGTTCAGCAGACGAAAATGACCGATTTTGTCGGTCATTTTCAAGTTGTCCTATTCGCACCAGAGGATCTTCAATTGGTCAAGGGCGGCCCGAAGGAGCGACGCAGGTTCATCGATGTCGAACTCGGCCAAACCCAACCCCTGTATCTGCATCACTTGGCAAACTATACACGCACACTTGCGCAGCGGAACAAATTGCTGAAAAGCGGCATCGCGGACGACGCCTATCTCGCGTCGTTTGACGAACAACTCTCACTGTACGGAGCGCACGTCATCCAGCGACGCCTGCGCTTCTTAACTCAGTTGCAACCGGTCGCGCATCAAGTCTACGTAGATATTTCAGAAGGCCGGGAAGACTTCAACTTTCGCTACACATCCACCGTCCCGCGCGTCGGTCTCGACATGACAGTCGACGAGATCGCCGAACAATTCATGCGCGGACTGGCCGACAGGCGGCACATGGATATGCGGATGGGATATACAACCGTGGGACCACACCGCGATGACATACAGCTATTCCTCAACGGACAAGACGTCCAAAGCTTTGCCAGTCAAGGCCAGCAGCGGACCATCGCCTTGTCGCTGAGGTTAGCCGAGATAGACTTTATTTACAGGGAAATAGGCGAGTATCCTGTGCTATTGCTCGACGATGTGCTCTCCGAGCTGGACGACACGCGGCAGCGCAATCTCGTATTGTCGATGAGCCGGAAGGTTCAAACCATCATTACGACCACGAGTCTATTTCACCTAGAAGCGGAACTCACTTCTGACGCCCGCCTGTTTCAGGTGGCATCTGGTATAATAACCGAGGGAAACGTCTGAAAAGGCGTAAACTGGGCGATCCTGAAGTATATACAGCAGTGGAACGTGACATCGTGTCATTTTTGGCGCGAATGTGGAGGGAAACTAGTTGTCAGATACACATGAGGAACAAGTTTATGACGAATCGCAAATAGAAGTCCTGGAGGGTTTGCAGGCTGTTCGCAAACGTCCAGGAATGTACATTGGCTCGACGAGTGTAAAGGGTCTCCACCATCTCGTTTGGGAGATTGTCGACAACGCCGTTGACGAGGCACTCGCTGGTCGCTGTACGAGAATCGTCGTGCAGGTCCACGAGGATAACAGTATTACCGTCATCGACAACGGCGCTGGTTTCCCGGTCGGGATTCACCATAAGACAGGCCGTCCGGCCGTTGAAACAGCTTTGACCGTCCTGCACGCCGGGGGCAAGTTCGGCGGTGCTGGCTACAAAGTATCTGGCGGTCTGCACGGCGTTGGCGCATCGGTCGTGAACGCCTTGTCTTCGTGGTTGAAAGTCGAGGTATACCGCGACGGCAACGTCTATGTTCAAGAATACGAGCGCGGCGTGCCGCAGTATGACTTGAAGGTCGTCGGTACGACCGATAAGCACGGGACGAGTGTTTCGTTCTTGCCAGATCCGGAGATTTTTACCGAGACAACCGTGTTTCAGATCGAAACATTGCAGCACCGGCTGCGGGAGCTCGCGTTTTTGAACGCCGGTTTGGCCATTGTGCTCGAAGACGAGCGCGAAGGCGGCAAAACGCAAGAGTTTCACTATGAAGGCGGCGTCAAGGAGTTTGTCAGCTACCTCAACAGGTCGAAAGACGTACTTCACGAAGAGCCGGTGTTTGTCGCTGGCGTCAAGGACGACGTGACGGTGGAAGTAGCCCTTCAGTACAACGACGGCTACGCGTCGACCATCTACTCGTTTGCGAACAACATCAACACAGGTGAAGGCGGCACGCACGAATCCGGCTTCAAAAGTGCGCTCACGCGCGTCATCAACGACTACGGGCGCAAGAACAGCCTGATCAAGGGGAACGAGAGCAATCTCACGGGCGACGATGTTCGCGAAGGCATTGTCTCTGTCATCAGCGTCAAGGTGCCTGAACCACAGTTCGAGGGCCAGACCAAGACGAAACTCGGAAACAGCGAAGTGCGCGGCATCGTGGACAGCCTGTTTGGCGACAAGCTGCAGACGTTCCTCGACGAGAACCCGTCTGTAGCGCGCAAGATCATCGACAAGTGCGTCACGGCTGCTCGTGCGCGTGAAGCTGCGCGCAAGGCGCGCGAACTGACGCGGCGTAAAAGCGCGCTCGAAGTGAGCAGCCTCCCGGGTAAATTGACGGACTGTGTGACGAAAGATCCAGAGCGCTCCGAGATTTATCTGGTCGAGGGTGATTCTGCGGGCGGATCGGCAAAAATGGGCCGCGATCCACAGACTCAGGCCATTCTTCCACTGCGCGGGAAGATCATCAACGTCGAAAAGGCGCGGCTCGACAAGATTTTGTCGAACGAGGAGATCCGCGCAATCATCACCGCGTCTGGAACGGGCATCGGCGACGAATTCGACCTGTCGAAAGCGCGCTACCACAAAGTGGTCATCATGACGGATGCCGATCACGACGGAAGCCACATTCGCATCCTGCTGCTCACGCTGTTTTATCGGTTTATGCGCCCGCTCATCGACGCCGGCTACGTCTATATCGCGCAGCCGCCTCTGTACAAGGTGACCAAGGGCAAGAGTGTCCGCTACGCGTACTCTGATGCAGAACTGGAGCGGATCTTGACCGAGACGGGCCGCCAGGGTGTCGGACTGCAGCGGTATAAAGGTCTCGGAGAGATGAATCCAGAGCAATTGTGGGAGACCACGATGGATCCAGAATCGCGCACATTGCTCCGAGTCACCATGGAAGACGCGATGGACGCTGACATGATCTTCAGCACACTAATGGGCGACAAGGTCGAACCGCGTCGCGATTTCATCGCGGAACACGCGCGCTATGTCCGCAACCTGGACATCTAATGGACGTTTCAAGGAGTGAATCTATTTGGCAGACGAAGAAAATCGCAGTGTACTGCCGATTGACATCAGCCAAGAGTTAAGAAACTCGTTCATGGATTACGCGATGAGCGTCATTGTGGCGCGCGCAATCCCTGATGTACGCGACGGCTTAAAGCCAGTTCACCGCCGCATTCTGTACTCGATGTACGACTCCGGCATGACGCCAGACAAACCGTATAAGAAATCGGCCCGTATCGTCGGTGACGTGCTCGGTAAGTTTCACCCGCACGGCGACGCGTCGGTGTACGATGCGTTGGTTCGCCTGGCGCAGGACTTTTCGACCCGCTATCCGCTCGTCGATGGCCACGGGAACTTTGGTTCCATCGATGGCGACTCGGCGGCGGCCATGCGTTATACGGAGTCTCGCATGTCTGGCATCGCGCTCGAATTGCTCCGCGATATCAACAAAGAGACCGTCGACTTCATGCCGAACTACGACGAGAACGAACAGGAACCAACCGTTCTGCCGTCGCGTTATCCGAATTTGCTCGTCAACGGATCGTCAGGCATCGCTGTCGGGATGGCGACAAACATTCCGCCGCACAACCTTGGCGAAGTCATCGATGGCGTTGTCAAACTGATTGACGATCCCGACGCGACCGTCGAGGATCTCATGAAGCTCATCAAGGGACCTGATTTCCCGACGGGGGGCATCATCCTCGGCCGCGAAGGCATCCGCAAGGCGTACGAAACGGGGCGCGGCTCCATTCCGGTTCGCGCAGTCACGCACTTCGAGGAGATGTCTGGCGGCAAGACGAGAATTGTCGTCACGGAAATTCCGTATCAACAGAACAAGGCGCGTATCGTCGAGAAGATCGCCGAGTTGGCACGCGACAAGAAAGTGGACGGCATCACGGATCTGCGCGACGAATCGGATCGAAATGGCATGCGCGTCGTCGTTGAATTGCGCCGCGACGTTCGCCCGCAAGTGGTGCTGAACAACTTGTTCAAACACACGAGTCTGCAGACGAGCTTCGGCGTCATCAACTTGTCGCTCGTCAACGGCGAGCCGAAGGTGCTCACGCTCAAGCAGACGCTATTGCACTATCTAGATCACCAACGCGAGGTCGTCCGCCGTCGGACGCAGTACGACCTCAACAAGGCGGAAGCGCGGGCGCACATCTTGGAAGGCTTGCGCATCGCGCTCGACAATCTGGATGAAGTCATCAGTTTGATTCGCGCTTCGCAGACGGCAGACATCGCGCGGGAAGGCTTGATGACCCGGTTTTCGCTGTCGGAAGAACAGGCGCAAGCCATCCTTGATATGCGCCTGCAGCGCTTGACCGGTTTGGAACGCGACAAGATCGAGGCGGAGTACGCGGAGTTGCAAGCGCGCATCGCCGAACTTCGCGCCATCCTCGCCGACGAGCACAAGCTGTTGGGTGTCATCCGCGAGGAATTGCTAGAGATTCGCAACAAGTACGGTGACGAGCGGCGGACGACAATCAGTGCGGCCGAAGGCGATATCAACGACGAGGACCTCATCCCGGTGCACGACGTCGTGATCGCGGTAACACATCGCGGATACATCAAGCGCATCCCGCTGTCGACGTACCACAGTCAACGCCGCGGGGGGCGTGGAATGTCCTTGATGGGCACGCGCGACGAGGACTTCATGGAACAGTTGCACGTCACGTCGACGCACGACTACCTCCTGTTCTTCACGAATCGCGGCCGGATGTACGCGATCAAAGGCTATGAGGTACCGGAGTTCAGCCGGCAGGCGCGCGGCATTCCGATCATCAACTTGCTCAACATCG
This window encodes:
- a CDS encoding RNA-binding S4 domain-containing protein, which encodes MEIRFSGPHITVGQLLKKLDIVSSGGEVKIFLEEGSVRVNGDRETRRGRKLVSGDKVRIGRETYVLKGDPNASD
- the recF gene encoding DNA replication/repair protein RecF — protein: MHLTDLSLVHFRNYDAQSIQLSEHVNVFCGENGQGKTNALEAIGMLAIGKSHRTAKDKDLVRWDEEQATVDGVVEALHGPRRLRLELGSNGRKAYVNRVQQTKMTDFVGHFQVVLFAPEDLQLVKGGPKERRRFIDVELGQTQPLYLHHLANYTRTLAQRNKLLKSGIADDAYLASFDEQLSLYGAHVIQRRLRFLTQLQPVAHQVYVDISEGREDFNFRYTSTVPRVGLDMTVDEIAEQFMRGLADRRHMDMRMGYTTVGPHRDDIQLFLNGQDVQSFASQGQQRTIALSLRLAEIDFIYREIGEYPVLLLDDVLSELDDTRQRNLVLSMSRKVQTIITTTSLFHLEAELTSDARLFQVASGIITEGNV
- the gyrB gene encoding DNA topoisomerase (ATP-hydrolyzing) subunit B, giving the protein MSDTHEEQVYDESQIEVLEGLQAVRKRPGMYIGSTSVKGLHHLVWEIVDNAVDEALAGRCTRIVVQVHEDNSITVIDNGAGFPVGIHHKTGRPAVETALTVLHAGGKFGGAGYKVSGGLHGVGASVVNALSSWLKVEVYRDGNVYVQEYERGVPQYDLKVVGTTDKHGTSVSFLPDPEIFTETTVFQIETLQHRLRELAFLNAGLAIVLEDEREGGKTQEFHYEGGVKEFVSYLNRSKDVLHEEPVFVAGVKDDVTVEVALQYNDGYASTIYSFANNINTGEGGTHESGFKSALTRVINDYGRKNSLIKGNESNLTGDDVREGIVSVISVKVPEPQFEGQTKTKLGNSEVRGIVDSLFGDKLQTFLDENPSVARKIIDKCVTAARAREAARKARELTRRKSALEVSSLPGKLTDCVTKDPERSEIYLVEGDSAGGSAKMGRDPQTQAILPLRGKIINVEKARLDKILSNEEIRAIITASGTGIGDEFDLSKARYHKVVIMTDADHDGSHIRILLLTLFYRFMRPLIDAGYVYIAQPPLYKVTKGKSVRYAYSDAELERILTETGRQGVGLQRYKGLGEMNPEQLWETTMDPESRTLLRVTMEDAMDADMIFSTLMGDKVEPRRDFIAEHARYVRNLDI
- the gyrA gene encoding DNA gyrase subunit A gives rise to the protein MADEENRSVLPIDISQELRNSFMDYAMSVIVARAIPDVRDGLKPVHRRILYSMYDSGMTPDKPYKKSARIVGDVLGKFHPHGDASVYDALVRLAQDFSTRYPLVDGHGNFGSIDGDSAAAMRYTESRMSGIALELLRDINKETVDFMPNYDENEQEPTVLPSRYPNLLVNGSSGIAVGMATNIPPHNLGEVIDGVVKLIDDPDATVEDLMKLIKGPDFPTGGIILGREGIRKAYETGRGSIPVRAVTHFEEMSGGKTRIVVTEIPYQQNKARIVEKIAELARDKKVDGITDLRDESDRNGMRVVVELRRDVRPQVVLNNLFKHTSLQTSFGVINLSLVNGEPKVLTLKQTLLHYLDHQREVVRRRTQYDLNKAEARAHILEGLRIALDNLDEVISLIRASQTADIAREGLMTRFSLSEEQAQAILDMRLQRLTGLERDKIEAEYAELQARIAELRAILADEHKLLGVIREELLEIRNKYGDERRTTISAAEGDINDEDLIPVHDVVIAVTHRGYIKRIPLSTYHSQRRGGRGMSLMGTRDEDFMEQLHVTSTHDYLLFFTNRGRMYAIKGYEVPEFSRQARGIPIINLLNIEQDEKITAVIPVQSMDPAEIEGVNLFFATRHGIVKKTALSEYSNIRKNGLIAINLRDDDDVIGVKLTDGQKNMMMVTRQGLAIRFNESDVRAMGRSATGVKGISLNDDDAVIAMDVAEDDLDVLVVTSRGYGKRTPVTEYRGQIRGGKGIKTMNCTPKNGQVIDMRMVTAEDDLMIITQGGVAIRIHVKDISTQSRNTQGVRLINVDEGEEVATVTRVMASEDDDDGEVDE